A window from Hyla sarda isolate aHylSar1 unplaced genomic scaffold, aHylSar1.hap1 scaffold_88, whole genome shotgun sequence encodes these proteins:
- the LOC130348354 gene encoding histone H4: protein MSGRGKGGKGLGKGGAKRHRKVLRDNIQGITKPAIRRLARRGGVKRISGLIYEETRGVLKVFLENVIRDAVTYTEHAKRKTVTAMDVVYALKRQGRTLYGFGG, encoded by the coding sequence ATGTCGGGACGCGGTAAAGGAGGGAAAGGTCTCGGTAAGGGCGGAGCCAAGCGGCACAGGAAGGTGCTCCGGGATAACATCCAGGGCATCACCAAGCCTGCCATCCGCCGTCTAGCTCGCAGGGGAGGTGTGAAGCGCATCTCCGGCCTCATCTATGAAGAGACTCGCGGTGTCCTGAAAGTCTTCCTGGAGAACGTCATCCGTGACGCCGTCACCTACACCGAGCACGCCAAGAGGAAGACCGTCACCGCTATGGACGTGGTGTACGCCCTCAAGCGCCAGGGCCGCACTCTCTACGGCTTTGGAGGTTAA